A single Cupriavidus sp. D39 DNA region contains:
- the queA gene encoding tRNA preQ1(34) S-adenosylmethionine ribosyltransferase-isomerase QueA, translated as MLTLSDFDFALPPELIAQTALPERGASRLLVVDTDAQDGATRLTDRTFADIVDYLRPNDLLVFNDTRVIKARFFGQKGSGGKVEVLVERVLDSHTVLAQVRASKTPPVGSLLRLADAFDVTVGPRVDQFFTLTFPEPALELIERHGRLPLPPYITHDPDAFDETRYQTVYARAPGAVAAPTAGLHFDEALFARLDALGVRRGFLTLHVGAGTFQPVRTENLAEHKMHAEWYEVSDALAQAVRDTRAAGGRVIAVGTTSLRALESAGAADGTLAAGRGDTDIFITPGYRFRVVDALITNFHLPKSTLLMLVSALAGVEPIRAAYRHAVAERYRFFSYGDAMLLTRQPQP; from the coding sequence ATGCTGACGCTGTCCGATTTTGACTTTGCCCTCCCGCCCGAACTGATCGCCCAGACCGCCTTGCCGGAGCGCGGCGCGAGCCGGCTGCTGGTGGTGGATACGGACGCGCAGGACGGCGCCACCCGCCTCACCGACCGCACGTTCGCCGATATCGTCGACTACCTGCGCCCGAACGACCTGCTGGTATTCAACGACACGCGCGTCATCAAGGCGCGTTTCTTCGGCCAGAAGGGCAGCGGCGGCAAGGTCGAGGTGCTGGTCGAGCGGGTGCTGGACAGCCACACCGTGCTGGCCCAGGTTCGCGCCTCCAAGACACCGCCCGTGGGCAGCCTGCTGCGCCTGGCGGATGCCTTTGACGTCACAGTGGGCCCACGCGTGGACCAGTTCTTCACGCTCACCTTCCCCGAGCCGGCGCTGGAGCTGATCGAGCGCCACGGCCGCCTGCCCCTGCCGCCGTACATCACCCACGACCCCGACGCCTTCGACGAAACCCGCTACCAGACGGTCTACGCCCGCGCCCCCGGCGCGGTGGCCGCGCCCACCGCCGGCCTGCATTTCGACGAAGCGCTGTTCGCCCGGCTCGATGCGCTGGGCGTGCGCCGCGGCTTTCTGACGCTGCACGTGGGCGCCGGCACCTTCCAGCCGGTACGCACCGAGAACCTGGCCGAGCACAAGATGCACGCCGAGTGGTATGAGGTGTCGGATGCGCTGGCCCAGGCCGTGCGCGACACGCGCGCCGCCGGCGGTCGCGTGATCGCGGTCGGCACCACCTCGCTGCGCGCGCTGGAGTCTGCCGGCGCGGCCGATGGCACGCTGGCCGCCGGCCGTGGCGACACCGATATCTTCATCACACCCGGCTACCGTTTCCGGGTGGTCGATGCGCTGATCACCAATTTCCACCTGCCCAAGTCGACCTTGCTGATGCTGGTGTCGGCGCTGGCCGGGGTGGAGCCCATCCGCGCCGCCTACCGCCATGCGGTGGCCGAGCGCTACCGCTTCTTCAGCTACGGTGACGCCATGCTGCTGACGCGCCAGCCCCAGCCCTGA
- the tgt gene encoding tRNA guanosine(34) transglycosylase Tgt, which yields MLNFELLTTDGNARRGRVTLNHGVVETPIFMPVGTYGSVKAMSPLELGEINAQIILGNTFHLWLRPGLEVVAKHGGLHRFMGWDKPILTDSGGFQVFSLGALRKITEDGVTFASPVNGDKLFLSPEISMQIQRTLNSDIVMQFDECTPYEIDGRPATHAEAAASMRMSLRWAKRSIDEFNGLENPNALFGIVQGGMFEDLRDESLAGLSELDFHGYAIGGLSVGEPKEDMMRVLEHVGPRLPAHKPHYLMGVGTPEDLVAGVASGVDMFDCVMPTRNARNGWLFTRFGDVKIKNAVHRNDTRPLDESCGCYTCRNFSRSYLHHLHRVGEILGARLNTIHNLHYYLELMGEMREAIEEHRFEAFRLRFAADRARGAQ from the coding sequence ATGCTCAACTTCGAACTGCTCACCACCGACGGCAACGCCCGCCGCGGCCGCGTCACCCTCAACCACGGCGTGGTCGAGACCCCGATCTTCATGCCGGTCGGCACCTACGGCTCGGTCAAGGCGATGTCGCCACTCGAGCTCGGTGAAATCAACGCCCAGATCATCCTGGGCAATACCTTCCACCTGTGGCTGCGCCCCGGGCTGGAAGTGGTGGCAAAGCACGGCGGCCTGCACCGCTTCATGGGCTGGGACAAGCCGATCCTGACCGACTCGGGCGGCTTCCAGGTGTTTTCGCTGGGCGCGCTGCGCAAGATCACCGAGGATGGCGTGACCTTTGCCTCGCCGGTCAATGGCGACAAGCTGTTCCTGTCGCCCGAGATTTCGATGCAGATCCAGCGCACGCTGAACTCCGACATCGTGATGCAGTTCGATGAATGCACGCCGTACGAGATCGACGGCCGCCCCGCCACCCATGCGGAAGCGGCCGCCTCCATGCGCATGAGCCTGCGCTGGGCCAAGCGCTCGATCGATGAGTTCAATGGCCTGGAAAACCCCAACGCGCTGTTCGGCATCGTCCAGGGCGGCATGTTCGAGGATCTGCGCGACGAGTCGCTGGCCGGCCTGTCGGAGCTGGACTTCCACGGCTACGCCATCGGTGGCCTGTCGGTCGGCGAGCCCAAGGAAGACATGATGCGCGTGCTGGAACACGTGGGCCCACGCCTGCCCGCGCACAAGCCGCACTACCTGATGGGCGTGGGCACGCCCGAAGACCTGGTGGCCGGCGTGGCCTCGGGCGTGGACATGTTCGACTGCGTGATGCCGACCCGCAATGCCCGCAACGGCTGGCTGTTCACGCGCTTTGGCGACGTCAAGATCAAGAACGCCGTCCACCGCAACGACACCCGGCCGCTGGACGAATCCTGCGGCTGCTACACCTGCCGCAACTTCTCGCGCTCCTACCTGCACCACCTGCACCGGGTCGGCGAGATCCTGGGCGCGCGCCTGAACACCATCCACAACCTGCACTACTACCTGGAACTGATGGGCGAGATGCGCGAAGCCATCGAGGAGCACCGCTTCGAGGCCTTCCGCCTGCGGTTCGCCGCCGATCGCGCGCGCGGGGCGCAGTAG
- the yajC gene encoding preprotein translocase subunit YajC produces the protein MLISNAFAQTAGVTGGAAGGLMSFLPIILMFAVLWFIMIRPQMKRQKESKAMLEALAKNDEVVTAGGILGRVTKVNEQYVTLEIAAGTEITVQKSAVTTVLPKGSLKSL, from the coding sequence GTGCTGATTTCTAACGCATTTGCCCAGACTGCCGGCGTGACCGGCGGTGCGGCGGGTGGCCTGATGAGTTTCCTGCCTATCATCCTGATGTTCGCTGTGCTGTGGTTCATCATGATCCGCCCGCAGATGAAGCGCCAGAAAGAATCGAAGGCAATGCTGGAAGCGCTGGCCAAGAACGACGAAGTCGTGACTGCCGGCGGCATTCTCGGCCGTGTCACCAAGGTCAACGAGCAATACGTAACCCTCGAAATCGCCGCGGGCACCGAAATCACGGTGCAAAAGAGCGCGGTTACCACGGTGCTGCCCAAGGGCTCGCTGAAGTCGCTCTGA
- the secD gene encoding protein translocase subunit SecD, with translation MNRYPLWKYLVILVALAIGITYTLPNFFGEAPAVQVSSAKVTVKVDLAMQKQIEQILAQNNLQPDGMFFDLNGQSGSVKARFKTPDEQLKAKDVLTRALNPDPNDATYVVALNLLSGSPRWLTAMHALPMYLGLDLRGGVHFLLQVDMKGAVDKKLDSLAGDARTLLRDKGIRHGGIDRDGERLTVRFNNADDATKARGILADNLRELAFTPDGNNISGVFTDAARKAVQDAAVKQNITTLHNRVNELGVAEPVIQQQGADRIVVQLPGVQDTAKAKDIIGRTATLEARLADPDAPRNPRPGDPIPFGSELFTQGNGAPVVLKKQVIFTGDRIESASAGFDHNQRPSVNIKLDAQGGRVLRDVSRENIGKPMGIVLFEKGKGEVLTVATIQSELGSSFQITGSYSTEAANDLALLLRAGSLAAPMEIIEERTIGPSLGADNIKKGFDSVAYGFAAIAVFMMLYYMLFGVFSVAALAVNLLLLVAVLSMLQATLTLPGIAAIALVLGMAIDANVLINERIREELRAGASPQMAIAVGFDRAWATILDSNVTTLIAGLALLAFGSGPVRGFAVVHCLGIMTSMFSAVFFNRGLVNLWYGRKKKLQSVAIGQIWKPGSDSQGTIAK, from the coding sequence ATGAATCGCTATCCGCTTTGGAAATACCTCGTGATCCTGGTGGCTCTCGCCATCGGCATCACCTATACGCTGCCGAACTTCTTCGGCGAGGCGCCTGCCGTGCAGGTCTCCTCCGCCAAGGTCACGGTCAAGGTCGACCTGGCCATGCAAAAGCAGATCGAGCAGATCCTGGCGCAGAACAACCTGCAGCCCGATGGCATGTTCTTCGACCTGAACGGCCAGTCCGGCTCGGTCAAGGCGCGCTTCAAGACGCCCGACGAGCAGCTCAAGGCCAAGGACGTGCTGACCCGCGCGCTCAACCCCGACCCCAATGACGCCACCTACGTGGTCGCGCTGAACCTGCTGTCGGGCTCGCCGCGCTGGCTCACCGCCATGCACGCGCTGCCGATGTACCTGGGGCTGGACTTGCGCGGTGGCGTGCACTTCCTGCTGCAAGTGGACATGAAGGGCGCGGTCGACAAGAAGCTCGACAGCCTGGCCGGCGACGCCCGCACCCTGCTGCGCGACAAGGGCATCCGACATGGCGGCATCGACCGCGACGGCGAACGCCTGACGGTGCGCTTCAACAATGCCGACGACGCCACCAAGGCGCGCGGCATCCTGGCCGACAACCTGCGCGAGCTGGCGTTCACCCCGGATGGCAACAACATCTCCGGCGTGTTCACCGACGCGGCCCGCAAGGCGGTGCAGGATGCGGCGGTCAAGCAGAACATCACCACCCTGCACAACCGGGTCAATGAGCTCGGCGTGGCCGAGCCGGTGATCCAGCAGCAAGGCGCCGACCGCATCGTGGTGCAGCTGCCCGGCGTGCAGGACACCGCCAAGGCCAAGGACATCATCGGCCGCACCGCCACGCTGGAAGCCCGCCTGGCCGACCCCGACGCGCCGCGCAACCCGCGCCCGGGCGACCCGATCCCCTTCGGCAGCGAGCTGTTCACGCAAGGTAACGGTGCCCCGGTGGTGCTCAAGAAGCAGGTGATCTTCACCGGCGACCGCATCGAAAGCGCCTCGGCCGGCTTCGACCACAACCAGCGCCCCTCGGTCAACATCAAGCTCGACGCCCAGGGCGGCCGCGTGCTGCGCGACGTCTCGCGCGAGAACATCGGCAAGCCGATGGGCATCGTGCTGTTCGAGAAGGGCAAGGGCGAAGTGCTGACGGTGGCAACGATCCAGTCCGAACTGGGTTCCAGCTTCCAGATCACCGGCTCGTACTCCACCGAAGCCGCCAACGACCTGGCACTGCTGCTGCGCGCCGGCTCGCTGGCCGCGCCGATGGAAATCATCGAAGAGCGCACCATCGGCCCATCGCTGGGCGCGGACAACATCAAGAAGGGCTTTGACTCGGTAGCCTACGGCTTCGCCGCCATCGCCGTCTTCATGATGCTGTACTACATGCTGTTCGGCGTGTTCTCGGTGGCCGCGCTGGCCGTCAACCTGCTGCTGCTGGTGGCGGTGCTGTCGATGCTGCAGGCCACGCTGACGCTGCCCGGCATCGCCGCTATCGCGCTGGTGCTCGGCATGGCCATCGACGCCAACGTGCTGATCAACGAGCGGATCCGCGAGGAATTGCGCGCGGGCGCTTCGCCGCAGATGGCAATCGCCGTCGGCTTTGACCGCGCCTGGGCCACCATCCTGGACTCCAACGTGACCACGCTGATCGCGGGCCTGGCGCTGCTGGCCTTCGGCTCCGGCCCGGTGCGCGGCTTTGCCGTGGTGCACTGCCTGGGCATCATGACCTCGATGTTCTCGGCGGTGTTCTTCAACCGCGGCCTGGTCAACCTCTGGTACGGCCGCAAGAAGAAGCTGCAAAGCGTGGCGATCGGGCAGATCTGGAAGCCGGGCTCGGATAGCCAGGGCACCATCGCCAAGTAA
- the secF gene encoding protein translocase subunit SecF — MEFFRIRRDIPFMKHALIFNVISFLTFAAAVFFLAHKGLHLSIEFTGGTVMEVNYQQTADLERIRGQVGKLGYSDVQVQNFGTSRDVMIRLPLQKGPDGKPVTSAQQSEQVMGALQAATPDVKLQRVEFVGPQVGKELATDGLLALLCVVAGIVIYLSFRFEWKFAVAGIIANLHDVVIILGFFAFFQWEFSLSVLAAILAVLGYSVNESVVIFDRIRENFRKFRKMTTHEIIDNAITSTISRTIITHGSTQMMVLSMFFFGGPTLHYFALALTVGILFGIYSSVFVAAALAMWLGVKREDLVKGEKKPGDVDRDDPNFGAQA, encoded by the coding sequence ATGGAATTCTTCCGCATCCGGCGCGACATTCCGTTCATGAAGCACGCGTTGATCTTCAACGTGATTTCCTTCCTGACGTTTGCCGCCGCCGTATTCTTCCTCGCGCACAAGGGCCTGCACCTGTCGATCGAGTTCACCGGCGGCACGGTGATGGAGGTCAACTACCAGCAGACGGCCGATCTCGAACGCATCCGCGGCCAGGTCGGCAAACTCGGCTACTCCGACGTGCAGGTGCAGAACTTCGGCACCTCGCGCGACGTGATGATCCGCCTGCCGCTGCAAAAGGGCCCGGACGGCAAGCCCGTCACCTCGGCCCAGCAGAGCGAGCAGGTCATGGGCGCGCTGCAGGCCGCCACGCCTGACGTCAAGCTCCAGCGCGTCGAGTTCGTCGGCCCGCAGGTGGGCAAGGAACTGGCCACCGACGGCCTGCTGGCGCTGCTGTGCGTGGTGGCCGGCATCGTGATCTACCTGTCGTTCCGCTTCGAGTGGAAGTTCGCGGTCGCCGGCATCATCGCCAACCTGCACGACGTGGTGATCATCCTGGGCTTCTTCGCCTTCTTCCAGTGGGAATTCTCGCTGTCGGTGCTGGCGGCGATCCTGGCGGTGCTGGGCTACTCGGTCAACGAATCGGTGGTGATTTTCGACCGGATCCGCGAGAATTTCCGCAAGTTCCGCAAGATGACCACGCACGAGATCATCGACAATGCGATCACCAGCACCATCTCGCGGACCATCATCACCCACGGCTCGACCCAAATGATGGTGCTGTCGATGTTCTTCTTCGGCGGCCCCACCCTGCACTACTTCGCACTGGCGCTGACCGTCGGCATCTTGTTCGGTATCTACTCCTCGGTGTTCGTCGCCGCGGCGCTGGCCATGTGGCTGGGCGTCAAGCGCGAGGACCTGGTCAAGGGCGAGAAGAAGCCAGGCGACGTCGACCGCGACGACCCGAACTTCGGCGCGCAGGCCTGA
- a CDS encoding response regulator: MNEPNATQAPSPAILFVDDEATAVKYFQRAIGALAPVVTAGSVEEGKALLDAHADSLAVLVSDQRMPGEYGNELLRYARERYPHIVRILTTAYSEIEHTVAAVNEGQIHRYIKKPWDITSLRMELKQALEMAGLRKERDQLLREKLSVLQRQTIAARIGMIRTLSASLIGPERFQPVDTYLASAALVGVQNPEPDWLLMDYADLVAAESRRSGTFGHAVAAKLAALRTQLAGRGAGDAVAALAETLAATEGAANVRRDGDALVWIQGAALAEYLGEPVDKDVSAQHATWLAGLLWLDENGGALKAVREGDSIVYRPTDRTAEFAADRLAVWIEQF; this comes from the coding sequence ATGAACGAACCGAATGCCACGCAGGCACCATCACCGGCGATTCTGTTCGTCGATGACGAGGCGACGGCCGTCAAGTATTTCCAGCGTGCCATCGGAGCCCTGGCGCCGGTCGTGACCGCTGGCTCGGTCGAAGAGGGCAAGGCGCTGCTGGATGCGCACGCGGACAGCCTTGCGGTCCTGGTCTCCGACCAGCGGATGCCGGGCGAGTACGGCAATGAGCTGCTGCGCTATGCGCGCGAGCGCTATCCGCATATCGTGCGGATCCTGACCACCGCCTACTCGGAGATCGAGCATACCGTCGCGGCCGTCAACGAGGGCCAGATCCATCGCTACATCAAGAAGCCGTGGGACATCACTTCGCTGCGCATGGAGCTTAAGCAGGCGCTCGAGATGGCCGGCCTGCGCAAGGAGCGCGACCAGTTGCTGCGCGAGAAGCTGAGCGTGCTGCAGCGCCAGACCATTGCCGCGCGCATCGGCATGATCCGCACGCTGTCGGCCAGCCTGATCGGCCCGGAGCGCTTCCAGCCGGTGGATACCTACCTGGCCTCGGCCGCGCTGGTCGGCGTGCAGAATCCGGAGCCGGACTGGCTGCTGATGGACTATGCTGACCTGGTGGCGGCGGAAAGCCGCCGCAGCGGCACCTTTGGCCACGCGGTGGCGGCAAAGCTCGCCGCGCTGCGCACGCAGCTCGCCGGCCGTGGCGCCGGCGATGCGGTGGCGGCACTGGCCGAGACGCTCGCCGCAACGGAAGGCGCGGCCAACGTGCGCCGCGATGGCGATGCCCTGGTGTGGATCCAGGGCGCCGCGCTTGCCGAGTACCTGGGCGAACCCGTGGACAAGGACGTGTCCGCGCAACATGCCACCTGGCTGGCCGGGCTGCTGTGGCTGGATGAAAACGGCGGCGCGCTCAAGGCCGTGCGCGAGGGCGACTCCATTGTCTACCGCCCCACCGATCGCACCGCGGAGTTTGCCGCGGATCGCCTGGCGGTGTGGATCGAGCAGTTCTGA
- a CDS encoding YceI family protein produces MKLRTILAAVAALSAVGVASANTVTYNLDPTHTYPSFEADHLGGLSTWRGKFEKSSGVVTLDRVAKTGSVDIKIDPASVDFGNSKLNQHVKGPDMFNVEAFPEATYKGKFSKFNGDVPTEVDGVLTLHGVSKPVKLEIREFKCIQHPMLKREACGADAVGTFSRADFGIDYGVKMGFKPEVKLAIQVEGVKAD; encoded by the coding sequence ATGAAATTGCGCACCATCCTCGCCGCTGTCGCGGCCCTGTCCGCCGTCGGCGTGGCATCCGCCAACACGGTGACCTACAACCTCGACCCCACCCACACGTACCCAAGCTTCGAAGCCGACCACCTGGGTGGCCTGTCGACCTGGCGCGGCAAGTTCGAAAAGTCGAGCGGCGTGGTGACGCTGGATCGTGTTGCGAAGACCGGCTCGGTGGACATCAAGATCGATCCCGCCTCGGTCGACTTTGGCAACAGCAAGCTGAACCAGCACGTGAAGGGCCCCGACATGTTCAACGTCGAAGCTTTCCCGGAAGCCACCTACAAGGGCAAGTTCTCCAAGTTCAACGGCGATGTGCCGACCGAAGTCGATGGCGTGCTGACCCTGCACGGCGTGTCCAAGCCGGTCAAGCTGGAGATCCGCGAGTTCAAGTGCATCCAGCATCCGATGCTCAAGCGCGAAGCCTGTGGCGCTGACGCGGTGGGCACCTTCAGCCGTGCCGATTTCGGTATCGACTACGGCGTGAAGATGGGCTTCAAGCCCGAGGTCAAGCTGGCGATCCAGGTCGAAGGCGTCAAGGCCGACTAA
- a CDS encoding YceI family protein encodes MKRIPRPSALLMAATLATAGIAANYAWAQVDAAKSSVTATARQIGVPMEGKFKRFDATVAFDPAKLAASSAKVEIDVSSFEIGDAETTKEVKGRDWFDAAKYPKAVFQSTSIKPGAAGKYEVAGKLTIKGKTQDVVIPASYRQDAGGQVFEGVLPIKRTVYNIGDGEWKDTSVVADDVQIKFRIVTLAKK; translated from the coding sequence ATGAAACGCATTCCCCGCCCGAGCGCGCTCCTGATGGCAGCCACGCTGGCCACTGCCGGCATCGCAGCCAACTACGCCTGGGCCCAGGTCGACGCAGCCAAGAGCTCGGTCACCGCGACGGCACGCCAGATCGGCGTGCCGATGGAGGGTAAGTTCAAGAGGTTCGATGCCACGGTCGCGTTCGATCCCGCCAAGCTGGCAGCGTCCTCGGCCAAGGTCGAGATCGACGTGTCCAGCTTCGAGATCGGCGACGCCGAGACCACCAAGGAGGTCAAGGGGCGCGACTGGTTCGATGCGGCCAAGTACCCGAAGGCGGTGTTCCAGTCGACCAGCATCAAGCCCGGCGCCGCCGGCAAGTATGAGGTGGCGGGCAAGCTCACCATCAAGGGCAAGACCCAGGACGTCGTGATTCCGGCAAGCTATCGCCAGGACGCGGGCGGCCAGGTGTTTGAAGGCGTGCTGCCGATCAAGCGCACCGTGTACAACATCGGCGACGGCGAATGGAAGGACACTTCCGTGGTGGCCGACGATGTCCAGATCAAATTCCGTATCGTGACCTTGGCTAAGAAGTAA
- a CDS encoding cytochrome b, translating into MHSQAKARARAAAAPAPLSASAYGATAIGLHWIIAMLIFAAFGLGLYMTSIPGLSMLKLKLFSWHKWIGVTIFAFAVLRVLWRATHRVPAPAAGTPAWQAKAAHVAHLLLYALIVVVPITGYLYSSASGVPVVYLGVWQLPALIEKNDELKEILKLVHIWLNYLMAVIVVVHAAAAIKHQFIERDGTLARMLPFLK; encoded by the coding sequence ATGCATTCCCAAGCCAAAGCCAGGGCCCGCGCCGCGGCCGCCCCAGCGCCGCTGTCGGCGTCCGCCTATGGGGCCACTGCGATCGGCCTGCACTGGATCATCGCGATGCTGATCTTCGCCGCCTTTGGGCTGGGCCTGTACATGACCAGCATCCCGGGCTTGTCGATGCTCAAGCTCAAGCTGTTTTCCTGGCACAAGTGGATCGGCGTGACCATCTTTGCCTTCGCCGTGCTGCGCGTGCTGTGGCGCGCCACCCACCGCGTGCCGGCACCCGCCGCGGGCACGCCGGCCTGGCAGGCCAAGGCCGCGCACGTGGCTCACCTGCTGCTCTACGCGCTGATCGTGGTGGTGCCCATTACGGGCTACCTGTACAGCTCGGCTTCCGGGGTTCCCGTGGTCTACCTCGGCGTCTGGCAGCTGCCCGCGCTGATCGAGAAGAACGATGAGCTCAAGGAAATCCTCAAGCTGGTCCACATCTGGCTGAACTACCTGATGGCCGTGATCGTCGTAGTCCATGCGGCCGCTGCCATCAAGCACCAGTTCATCGAGCGCGACGGCACGCTGGCGCGCATGCTGCCGTTCCTCAAGTAA